The Megalobrama amblycephala isolate DHTTF-2021 unplaced genomic scaffold, ASM1881202v1 scaffold502, whole genome shotgun sequence genome contains a region encoding:
- the LOC125261841 gene encoding endoplasmic reticulum chaperone BiP has translation MRFLCLFLLVAGSVFAEDDEKKESVGTVIGIDLGTTYSCVGVFKNGRVEIIANDQGNRITPSYVAFTTEGERLIGDAAKNQLTSNPENTVFDAKRLIGRTWGDSTVQQDIKYFPFKVIEKKNKPHIQLDIGAGQLKTFAPEEISAMVLTKMKETAEAYLGQKVTHAVVTVPAYFNDAQRQATKDAGTIAGLHVMRIINEPTAAAIAYGLDKKDGEKNILVFDLGGGTFDVSLLTIDNGVFEVVATNGDTHLGGEDFDQRVMEHFIKLYKKKTGKDVRKDNRAVQKLRREVEKAKRALSAQHQARIEIESFFEGEDFSETLTRAKFEELNMDLFRSTMKPVQKVLEDSDLKKSDIDEIVLVGGSTRIPKIQQLVKEFFNGKEPSRGINPDEAVAYGAAVQAGVLSGEEDTGDLVLLDVCPLTLGIETVGGVMTKLIPRNTVVPTKKSQIFSTASDNQPTVTIKVYEGERPLTKDNHLLGTFDLTGIPPAPRGVPQIEVTFEIDVNGILRVTAEDKGTGNKNKITITNDQNRLTPEDIERMVNEAERFADEDKKLKERIDARNELESYAYSLKNQIGDKEKLGGKLSSEDKEAIEKAVEEKIEWLESHQEAELEDFQAKKKELEEVVQPIVSKLYGSAGGPPPEEGDEQGEKDEL, from the exons ATGCGTTTCCTTTGCCTGTTTTTGCTGGTGGCCGGCAGCGTGTTTGCCGAAGACGATGAGAAGAAGGAAAGTGTTGGGACAGTGATTGGAATAGACCTCGGGACAACCTACTCCTG TGTTGGAGTGTTCAAGAACGGTCGTGTTGAGATCATCGCCAATGACCAGGGAAACCGCATCACTCCATCATATGTGGCCTTCACCACTGAAGGAGAGCGTCTCATTGGAGACGCTGCGAAGAACCAGCTGACCTCCAACCCTGAGAACACCGTCTTTGATGCCAAGCGGTTGATCGGCCGCACATGGGGCGACTCCACCGTGCAGCAGGACATTAAATACTTTCCCTTTAAG GTTATTGAGAAGAAGAACAAGCCTCACATCCAGCTGGATATTGGAGCAGGTCAACTGAAGACTTTTGCCCCTGAGGAAATCTCTGCAATGGTTCTGACAAAGATGAAGGAAACTGCAGAGGCTTACCTGGGACAGAAG GTCACACATGCTGTGGTCACTGTGCCCGCTTATTTCAACGACGCCCAGCGCCAGGCCACCAAAGACGCAGGAACCATCGCTGGTCTGCACGTCATGAGGATCATCAACGAGCC AACTGCTGCCGCCATTGCTTACGGTCTGGACAAGAAGGACGGCGAGAAGAACATCCTGGTGTTCGATCTGGGTGGTGGCACCTTCGATGTGTCCCTGCTGACCATCGACAACGGCGTGTTTGAGGTAGTGGCCACCAACGGAGACACTCACCTGGGTGGGGAAGATTTCGACCAGCGTGTCATGGAGCACTTCATCAAGCTGTACAAGAAGAAAACCGGAAAGGACGTGCGCAAGGACAACCGTGCCGTGCAGAAGCTGCGCCGTGAGGTGGAGAAGGCCAAGAGAGCGCTGTCCGCCCAGCACCAGGCCCGTATTGAGATCGAGTCCTTCTTCGAGGGCGAAGACTTCTCTGAAACTCTGACCCGCGCCAAGTTTGAGGAGCTCAACATG GATTTGTTCCGCTCCACCATGAAACCAGTGCAGAAGGTTCTGGAAGATTCTGACCTGAAGAAGTCTGACATTGATGAGATCGTCTTGGTCGGCGGCTCCACTCGAATCCCCAAGATCCAGCAGCTGGTGAAAGAGTTCTTCAACGGCAAAGAGCCTTCCAGAGGAATCAACCCCGACGAGGCTGTGGCGTACGGAGCCGCCGTTCAGGCTGGAGTTCTGTCCGGAGAAGAGGACACCG GTGACCTGGTGCTTCTGGACGTGTGCCCTTTGACCCTGGGCATTGAGACCGTTGGAGGAGTGATGACCAAGCTCATTCCCAGAAACACAGTCGTGCCCACCAAGAAATCCCAGATCTTCTCCACCGCTTCTGACAACCAGCCAACCGTGACCATCAAAGTTTATGAAG GTGAGCGTCCCCTGACCAAGGATAACCACCTTCTGGGAACCTTTGACCTGACCGGCATCCCTCCCGCACCCCGCGGCGTCCCTCAGATCGAGGTCACCTTCGAGATCGACGTGAACGGCATTCTCCGTGTCACCGCTGAGGACAAAGGCACAGGAAACAAGAACAAGATCACCATCACCAACGACCAGAACCGCCTGACACCCGAAGACATCGAGCGCATGGTGAACGAGGCCGAGCGCTTCGCCGACGAGGACAAGAAGCTGAAGGAGCGCATCGACGCCCGCAACGAGCTGGAGAGCTACGCCTACTCTCTGAAGAACCAGATCGGCGACAAGGAGAAGCTCGGCGGCAAGCTGTCGTCCGAAGATAAAGAAGCCATCGAGAAGGCGGTCGAGGAGAAGATCGAGTGGTTGGAGTCTCATCAGGAAGCAGAACTCGAAGACTTCCAGGCCAAGAAGAAGGAGCTGGAGGAGGTCGTGCAGCCCATCGTGAGCAAGCTGTACGGCAGCGCGGGCGGCCCGCCACCAGAAGAGGGCGACGAGCAGGGCGAAAAGGACGAGTTGTAG